The DNA window ATTCTATCTGAAATTATGATTACATTATGTTTTTTGGCTAAATTCTCAAGCTTGTTAATATAAACATCATCGTCCATATCTGCGATGCTAGTGGTAAATTGTATATGAGAAGTTGCTTCCCAATCATCTAGTCCATATATATTATAAGTATCTGATACTTCTCTTTCTGAATAAATATCAAAGATGATTAAAAATAAGGAAAAGGTCATGATTATTATTAATAAAGAATAGACTTTTTTCATTTAGCGCCTCCATATGTATTTAATGTCCTAATTTATGTCATCAAGATTAAATACTACATCAAATCTTGGTAGTAAATCTAAATCATGGGTAACTACCAATACAGTTTTTCCTTTATTTCGAAGGGTTTGAAATAAATCCATTACTAAATACTTATTTGTCTTATCAAGATTTCCTGTAGGCTCATCCGCCAGCACTATACTGCATGGCTTCAAAAGTAGTCTGCCTAATGCAATCCTCTGTTGTTCGCCTCCTGAGAGAGTATGGACCTTCCTGTTTTTAACACCTGTTAGCTGTATTTCCTCTAAGGTTTGATCTATAGCTGATTTCCTATTATCATATTTTCCGTATCGCATCCCAATCTTTAGGTTCGATTCGACAGTCTCATTTTCTAACAGAGCATAATTTTGAAACATATATCCTATTTCTTTTCTTAACATCTGTTGTGCCAATCTGGATTTTATTGAGATGTTTTTATTTCCTAAAAGGATATAGTCTCCACTTGTATGCTTGTCCAACAAACCAAGTATATTAAGCAATGTACTTTTCCCCGAACCAGATTTCCCGACAAATCCTACAAAGCTTCCCTCTTCCACCTTAAAGCTTAAATCGTTAAAAAGTACTCTTTCTCCAAAACTTTTCTTTAAACTGTTTACTTCTAGAACTGTTCCCATATAATTAATCATCCCCTTAAAAATATCTTTTTCAGAAAAGGGAGCTTATCAGCAATCATTGCATCAAAGCTCCCTTTTCTCATTTGTACATTACATAACTATATATCGCTGCTATTCCCCTTGCAAAGCTTTTATACCATCTGAATTTTGCTTTTATAATGTTTGGCCTAAACATACCATAATAAAATACATTTGTCAAGTTATTATCCTATTTAGTATAATTTTCCCAAATAGTCCAAAATATCAACTTGTTGCTTGGAAATCCTTGGAATTACGTATTTTCAAAATTGCTGAAATAGATAATTATGAGAATCAATAATTTAAAGGGACAGGCAAACTGTCATCCTGAGACAGGCAGTATAAGCTTTACTTACGAAGGAGCTACCCACGAAGGATCCTGCTTAATAAAGAGATTCTTCACTGCGTTCAGAATGACAAAACGTGTGGATAATAAATTTCACACAGCTGGCGGATGTCTTGATTTACAATCTTAGATTAGATTATCCTGTCCCTTTGTTTATGTGATTTTACATTATTTTGTTCTTTTTAAATTGGTTTATGCTCGCTAGCATTGTCAATAAGTATATGGCAAATGCTATACCTAATAGCAAAAAACTCCATCCAGTTAGGTCTAGTGAGATACTTTCTAAAAACATCTCTAGCTTACCTGATTCAATAAAGCTTGGCTTTGGAATATATTTAGCCAATGACGAAATGATAACAGGCAAAAAGAAGAATCCGAAAAAGAAAAGCCTTGATAAATTAATAGCCTTTGCTGCTCCGTATCTAAAAATAAATGTATACAAAATTCCTGTAAATATTAAAGCAAGGCTTACTCCAACCGATAGAGCCAAGCTAAGAGTGCTGTCAAATACTATTTTGCCATTTGTAAATCTTGCTAGGACAAGGTAATATAGCATTCCAGCAATTGCTAATAAAAGGGCTGTGATGTATTTACTCATTACAATTTTATATGGCTTTAAGGGAAGAGTCCTCAATAATGAATATCCTTTATTTTTATCCTCTGCATATTCATTTCGTGCTGTTACACCATAAACCATCATAAAAATAAACCCTACAGACATAAAGATTCCCATGTCATTACGAATAGTTGACATAATAAAAACCAATCCTATCATAAAATAAAGCAATATAGTCTTCCTAGCTTGATAAATGTCTTTATATATTATATATAACATTAATTTTCCCCCTTTACTAATGATATTAATATTTGGTCTATACTTGTGTTTTCAATCCTTATAATATCCTTATCTATATAGGGCTTTAGTGTGCTTTTCATCTCTTCGCTTTTATCTGTTAATCCTGAAATCCCAAAGAAATTTTTCTCTATTCCTAAAAGCTTATTCTTTATGTCATTTATCTCATATCCATTTTTTATGTGTATAGTTTTCCATTTTTCCAATAGTTCATCTTTTGTAGCAGAAAGCACTATTTTACCATCTATTAAAAATGTTACGTAATCTGCTACCTTTTCAATATCTTCTGTTATATGAGTCGAGAACAATACTGACTTATTCTCATCCCGTATTACTTCTAAAAGAATTTTTAGAATTTCACTTCTGATTACTGGATCTAGTCCTGATGTAGGCTCATCTAATATTAAAAGCTCAGGATTGTGAGCCAGTGCGAGGGCTAAAGCAAGCTTTACTCTCATTCCCTTTGAAAGCTCTTGAACCTTTTTGGTGCTACTTACATTAAACCTTTCAATAAGAGTATAGAATTCATCTCTATCCCATTGTCTATAGTGTTGAGAAATAAATTTTTCCATCCATTTTACACTCATATCTTCATAGAAAAACTGTTCCTCTCCTACATACCCTATTTTATTTTTAATCTCTTCTTCTGAGCTTTTGTAATCAAGACCAAATAGCTTTATCTTCCCACTATCATAGTTTATTAGATTCATAATGGCTTTAATTGTTGTGGATTTTCCTGCACCATTAGGCCCAACTAATCCCATTATATAGCCCCTTGGAAGAGTTAAAGAAATGTCCTTTAAAGTAAATTCTTTATATTCCTTCCTTAAGTTTGATATCTCTAAAATATTACCCATTATCTTTCCTCCTTTAATTCTTTTAATATTTTTATAATGTCTTCTACTTCAATATAGTATTTTGCAGCTTCATCTAGTATCTCTTTAAGATTTATCCTTATCTCACTAATTTTTTCATTTCTTAGATTATCTTTATTTATTGGAGTTACAAAGGAGCCCAATCCAGGTCTTGTTGTTATGTAGCCTTCGTTTTCTAGATCTGCATAGGCTCTCTTGATTGTAATCACACTTATTTTAAGCTCATTCGCCATAGTCCTTATAGAAGGTAAAAGCTCATCTTTCTTTAAATCTCCTGTGACTATTGCATGAATTATCTGATCTTTTACCTGTTTGTATAAAGGGTCTGGATTAGTATTAGACAAGGTTATAAACATTTCATCACCCTAACTGTATATATAGTATATATACAGTATATACTTGTCAAAATACTTTGTCAACAGCTTTAGCAAAAAAATAAAAAGCTCTTAGACTAAAAATAGACTAAGAACTCCTAAAGACTTTGCATTATCTTCTGTATGCATTTTTAAAGAACAAACTCTTGTAATAAAATCTTATCTTTTTTTCCTAATATTTCTGAATTTCTAACAAATCTTCTACCATTTCACTCATTCGTCTATATGAATCATAAACTCCTTGGTTATAGAATTCTGGTCCTAGCTTCTCTATAAAAAAATCTAGAATTAAAGTTGCTGCTAGGTAACCCATTTCTTCTTCTCTTTCCTTGGCAAAATAATCTATAATTGCTGCAATCATCTTTTCCTTTTTTTCCTTGCTTAATATGATTTTATTGCTCATGTATTTCCTCTCCTTTAAATCCAGGGGACAAGCTTATTGATAGCTTGTTAGTATCTGAAATTTCATGTTTACTCATACTGAGTATATAGCTTTTTATTCAGTCTGGCAAGGTACTTATTAACATATTGTATTCCGTACTACTAACTGTACTAACCAATTCGGCATTTCTAAGACCCTTAAAATATCCTAAATTTAATTTGGCGACTGTCTTTGCCATGATTTCAAAGTAATCTTTTTCAGCATCACTTAATTTCTCTGCTATGGCAGCATAATATTTTTCAAATGATCTATTTTCAAAATAATCTAGTGAATAGTCATTAAAGTTTGACATATTTTCATCTTCTATTTTATTATTTAAAGCCCAATTTTCTACATCAATTCTGTGTGAATTGTATTCGAATCCACTGTTAGGACAATATTTTAGTTCTCCATATAGATTAGGATAGGCAAGTATACTTCCTGTAGCAATGTCATATAATCTGTAGTCATCTACTATATGGCTTTTTATGCTCTGCAAATGAATGTGACCTGTGAGAACTACTTCAATTCCCAACTCTTGAAATACATTTATTACCTCCAGGCTATTATCTATTACATAACCCTTATTGATTACTGAATTATGAGGTAACAAGCTATGATGCATAGAAGCTATCAATTGGGCATTGTTTTCTTTAGCCATGACTGAACACTGCTCTATCCACTTAAGAGTTTCAGGGGAAATCATTCCATTTATTTCAGGTGCATTTGAAAATCTTGAATCATTTTTTTTGGTTGAATCAAGCATGAGCAGCCAAAGATCCTTCGATGGCATCACAAGGTAGCTTAATGAATGTTCATCTCTAGAAATAGCTTCATCATAACCAAAAGAATTGTATATTTCAGAAAAATCTTGAGTGGTAATAGATTCAGCTTTACATGGCTCTTTACCAATATAATTCCCTGCCCATGGATTATCTATGTCATGATTTCCTGGGATTACGTAAACACAGGTACCTTGATTTTCTATATCTTCTAGTTTCTTAGCAAAATCTAAATGACTTTCTTTCTCGCCATTACAGGATAGGTCACCGCTTACAATTAAAAAATCTGGTCTCTTATTGCTTACTTCCCATATAAAAGTATCCATTATTTCGTCTGCATAGTTAAGCAATTTGCCATCATTGGAGCAACAAAAATTTTCAAAGGCTTCATTTTCGTCATATGTTCTTTTGGAAATATAATGGGGATCTGAAACTATAAAAAAAGTTAATTCCTCTCCTGAGACAATTTCATAGCTAGGCGAAGAAAATGTTGCTTTTTTCATGCAACCTGATAGCATAATAAAGCATAAACCGATCGAAATGCTTAATAAAACCCTTTTAGAAACCATAGACACACCCTTCTTTCCTATAATAAATAAAAGGCAAAATGTGAATTTTGGTTATATTGGTAATATTGTTCATTTAGTTCATGTTAATACTATTATACTATAAAGATACATTTATGGATAGTAAAAATTGTGTGAAATTACAAAATAATGGGGTCAACCTTTTATAATTTTATAAAAGACTGACCCCTATTACTGTAATTTTTTTAATTATAAAGCTGATTTGTATATCTCAAGTACATCATTATAGCTTAAAGGTTTATATGAGCCTACTGCTCCTCCATTATAGTCTGTTACTGCCTTAGCCATTTTTTCTAGATTTTCTTCTCCTATTCCAAGCTCCCTTAAGGTTGACGGTATGCCTAAAGATGAGAAAAATTCTTGAGTTTTGTCTATGGCTTCATTTGCTATATCATAATCGTATTTATCACTCTCAATATTCCATACATTTTTGCCGTATTCAACAAACTTATCTACATTTGTATCGTCTAAAACATGTCTCATCCAGAAAGGTGTCAATACTGCTAAGCCTACACCATGTGTAATATCATAATAAGCTCCTAATTCATGCTGTAAAGGATGAACGCTCCAGATTGCTTCTTTTCCATATCTTATTAGTCCATTTATGGCAAGACTTGATGCCCACATAAGATTGGCTCTTGCTTCATAGTTATCTGGTTCTTTAATAGCAATCGGCCCATATTTAATACAGGTTTTCAATAGTCCCTCTGCTATTTTGTCTTGTACAAATGCATCTTTATTGTTACTAAAATAAGACTCTAGCACGTGGCTCATTATATCAGCTGTTCCTGCTGCCGTTTGACTTGCTGGTACTGTATATGTGTAAGTTGGGTCCAGTATAGAAAACTTAGGTGCCATATCAGGATGGCCTATTCCTAATTTCTGCTTAGTCTCTGGATTTGTAATTACTGCTCCTGCATCCATTTCTGATCCTGTAGCAGATAATGTAAGTACAGAGGCTATTGGAAGTACTTTTTCTATTTTAGCTTTCCTAATAACTAAATCCCATGGATCACCTTCGTAATAGAAACCAGCGGCTATTACCTTTGCACAGTCTATGGAGCTTCCGCCTCCTACAGGTAATATAAAGTCTATATCATTTTCCCTACATATCCTAATTCCTTCTCTTACACTTTCTATCCTTGGATTAGGCTCTATCCCGCTTAACTCCCAGAATGGTATGCTTTCTTCCTTTAATATGCTTATAACCTTGTCATAAACACCTGTTTTCTTTATACTGCCTCCTCCATATGCAATTAAAACCTTTGAGCCATATTCTTTAATTTCTTTTCCCAATACTTGGATTTGGTCTTTTCCAAAGAAAATTTTAGTTGGTATAGAATAATTAAAATTAAGCATATTTACATCTCCTCATTCTAAATGTTATTCTTTTTCTATTTAAGTCTAATATACCCTAGATTTATCCTTATAACTAGCTATATTATAAAAAGTTTTCTCTTAACAAAAAAATAAAAATGAAAGCATAAAAAACTGTTTTTACCTTTTATGCTTTCATAATGCCTGTAATAATATCCTAATTTTTTATTTGCCCACTTGCTGAAACTTTCTTAACAGACGTAAGTAATGATTAGATTCACGAAGAACATGATCTCCTAGCAAAGGTATTATTATCGACCTGATCTTACATTCAATTAACCCTTGAGTCCCTTGAGCATTAAAGTCACGGATCCTTTTTGTAGCTTCAGTGCTTTCATCTGTAACTTTTGAAATTGGTATAGCTTTATCCAGGGTTTTTTTAACGTCTTCTGTTAATTGATCAAATTCTTTACCAAAATTATTTGCCGCATTAAATAGAGCATCCTCCGTTGGGTCAAGTAATCCTCGAATAAACTTTGAATGTTCAGCCATAATTCTATTCCAAAATAGCTCCTGCTCATAAATCTCTTTTTCCACGTTAATTCGTTCTCTATTTTGAAGTCTTGCAATCATTCGTAAATATAATTTTGCTTCTCTCATGATGTGATCGATTAACAATGGATAATTAACTGTAAACATATTGCAAGACAATACATTTGATAAAACAGTAGCCTTAAAATCTATTAAAGCTGTTAACAAAATCATTGTTTTTTGATTAAGATTGTACACTGCTTGTTCTAACGCTGGACTAAACATCATAAATTCTCCGCCCATTAATTCAATTTCTGCTTGTGTGAGACTAGTTTGAATCTGTACCCCTGTAAAATATGATGATGCCCTCTCAGCATTTAGTGTATATGGAGTTACAACCTCACCTGATTCAATGACGCTTTGGCTAACAACTCCATTTGAAAGCAAAATAACCTCTCCTAAAAGTCTATCAAATTCTACCCGAAATGCATCTGCTTGTTGGGTAAAATTTATATCCCTTGGTGTAAATCCTATTTCGAGAAAAAATGAATGTTCTTTCATTATTCTAACAAAAAAAAGATGTATTTCAAGAGATTGTCTTATAAAATCAATACTTGATAGCAAAGGTACCCCCTCCTTTTATAATAAAATACCCCTATGCTATCATAGTATTGCTATTTTGCTAAATCAGTTACATTTAGTTATAGTAAAAATGTTATATTAGAATATTATTTGTATATTATAATTATTTTCTTTTTTTATCCTTCGCCTTCAGTAGTCTTGACATATCAAGTCCTTGATCTACAGTTTTTTCTGTTACTTTACCTTCCTTAGCTTCTTGTTTTTCCTTCTTTTCTAATCCTGTCATAATATCTAAATCTGATTTATTAAATGTATTTCTCTTTTTGCTTCCAGCTTTTTCTCCTATTACCTTAATATTTTGAACCTTGGCCTTAGAAGTAATTACATTAGCATTATCTTTTTCCCGCCTAAGTTTAATATTTCCTAGATTTAATCTTCTAATAGCAATATCAAAAATAAATAGAAGCAATGCTATTGAAAGAAATATAGGATATAATTCTCTACTTCCAAAAACTCTATTTAAATCATCTGTAAAGACTTCACTTGGGTTTGTGATGAATTTACCACCTGATTTATTTTTTAATAACTCCAGCCTATTACTAGTAGCAGTTATATCATACTCTTTAGAATAATTCGATGTTACTGCATAGTTTGAAGTATTGACTATTTCATCATCTTTGTATTGATTTATCTTGACTATATATACTCCCTTGTCTGATACTGGAAATGCTCCTCTGTATTCTCCTGGCTTAGATGGAGATAATTCTAAATCAAAGCTTTCTAGATTTGGTGTTATTATAGTGGCCTTAGTAGATACCCCTTCATTAAAGTCTCCAATGTCTGTAACTATAATCTCCTCTTCGTCACCATTGCTAATTGACTCAAAAGCAATTTTCTCACTAGAAGCCCTAGGAAAAGTCCACTCTATCATATTATTAATAAAATCTGTTCCCTGCTGTGTGTTTAGATAATCTGAACTCCAGCCTCCATTTAAATCTGAAGTCCAAGCCACAGTTCTTCCAAGACCATATTGCCATTCTGCAAGTATTGGGTCTCCTACATCACTTGTAAGGATTGT is part of the Proteiniborus sp. MB09-C3 genome and encodes:
- a CDS encoding GntR family transcriptional regulator; this translates as MFITLSNTNPDPLYKQVKDQIIHAIVTGDLKKDELLPSIRTMANELKISVITIKRAYADLENEGYITTRPGLGSFVTPINKDNLRNEKISEIRINLKEILDEAAKYYIEVEDIIKILKELKEER
- a CDS encoding ABC-2 transporter permease; its protein translation is MLYIIYKDIYQARKTILLYFMIGLVFIMSTIRNDMGIFMSVGFIFMMVYGVTARNEYAEDKNKGYSLLRTLPLKPYKIVMSKYITALLLAIAGMLYYLVLARFTNGKIVFDSTLSLALSVGVSLALIFTGILYTFIFRYGAAKAINLSRLFFFGFFFLPVIISSLAKYIPKPSFIESGKLEMFLESISLDLTGWSFLLLGIAFAIYLLTMLASINQFKKNKIM
- a CDS encoding DUF2935 domain-containing protein; translated protein: MLSSIDFIRQSLEIHLFFVRIMKEHSFFLEIGFTPRDINFTQQADAFRVEFDRLLGEVILLSNGVVSQSVIESGEVVTPYTLNAERASSYFTGVQIQTSLTQAEIELMGGEFMMFSPALEQAVYNLNQKTMILLTALIDFKATVLSNVLSCNMFTVNYPLLIDHIMREAKLYLRMIARLQNRERINVEKEIYEQELFWNRIMAEHSKFIRGLLDPTEDALFNAANNFGKEFDQLTEDVKKTLDKAIPISKVTDESTEATKRIRDFNAQGTQGLIECKIRSIIIPLLGDHVLRESNHYLRLLRKFQQVGK
- a CDS encoding metallophosphoesterase → MVSKRVLLSISIGLCFIMLSGCMKKATFSSPSYEIVSGEELTFFIVSDPHYISKRTYDENEAFENFCCSNDGKLLNYADEIMDTFIWEVSNKRPDFLIVSGDLSCNGEKESHLDFAKKLEDIENQGTCVYVIPGNHDIDNPWAGNYIGKEPCKAESITTQDFSEIYNSFGYDEAISRDEHSLSYLVMPSKDLWLLMLDSTKKNDSRFSNAPEINGMISPETLKWIEQCSVMAKENNAQLIASMHHSLLPHNSVINKGYVIDNSLEVINVFQELGIEVVLTGHIHLQSIKSHIVDDYRLYDIATGSILAYPNLYGELKYCPNSGFEYNSHRIDVENWALNNKIEDENMSNFNDYSLDYFENRSFEKYYAAIAEKLSDAEKDYFEIMAKTVAKLNLGYFKGLRNAELVSTVSSTEYNMLISTLPD
- a CDS encoding iron-containing alcohol dehydrogenase, producing MLNFNYSIPTKIFFGKDQIQVLGKEIKEYGSKVLIAYGGGSIKKTGVYDKVISILKEESIPFWELSGIEPNPRIESVREGIRICRENDIDFILPVGGGSSIDCAKVIAAGFYYEGDPWDLVIRKAKIEKVLPIASVLTLSATGSEMDAGAVITNPETKQKLGIGHPDMAPKFSILDPTYTYTVPASQTAAGTADIMSHVLESYFSNNKDAFVQDKIAEGLLKTCIKYGPIAIKEPDNYEARANLMWASSLAINGLIRYGKEAIWSVHPLQHELGAYYDITHGVGLAVLTPFWMRHVLDDTNVDKFVEYGKNVWNIESDKYDYDIANEAIDKTQEFFSSLGIPSTLRELGIGEENLEKMAKAVTDYNGGAVGSYKPLSYNDVLEIYKSAL
- a CDS encoding DUF2164 domain-containing protein — translated: MSNKIILSKEKKEKMIAAIIDYFAKEREEEMGYLAATLILDFFIEKLGPEFYNQGVYDSYRRMSEMVEDLLEIQKY
- a CDS encoding ABC transporter ATP-binding protein — protein: MGNILEISNLRKEYKEFTLKDISLTLPRGYIMGLVGPNGAGKSTTIKAIMNLINYDSGKIKLFGLDYKSSEEEIKNKIGYVGEEQFFYEDMSVKWMEKFISQHYRQWDRDEFYTLIERFNVSSTKKVQELSKGMRVKLALALALAHNPELLILDEPTSGLDPVIRSEILKILLEVIRDENKSVLFSTHITEDIEKVADYVTFLIDGKIVLSATKDELLEKWKTIHIKNGYEINDIKNKLLGIEKNFFGISGLTDKSEEMKSTLKPYIDKDIIRIENTSIDQILISLVKGEN
- a CDS encoding ATP-binding cassette domain-containing protein; translated protein: MGTVLEVNSLKKSFGERVLFNDLSFKVEEGSFVGFVGKSGSGKSTLLNILGLLDKHTSGDYILLGNKNISIKSRLAQQMLRKEIGYMFQNYALLENETVESNLKIGMRYGKYDNRKSAIDQTLEEIQLTGVKNRKVHTLSGGEQQRIALGRLLLKPCSIVLADEPTGNLDKTNKYLVMDLFQTLRNKGKTVLVVTHDLDLLPRFDVVFNLDDIN